The Methanococcoides methylutens MM1 genome has a window encoding:
- a CDS encoding DUF5830 family protein, which translates to MKHPKTIRKGLDYIIAMDAPELSPLEVRELLRKTVTKRFDVIDQIMSAARKEGLITDKDGMCHFTYEAHDLEFYKPRIIHTEEINNCRCCGRSMKESHYIELRSGMLGPYGSTCVRKLYLDYLFGEE; encoded by the coding sequence ATGAAACATCCAAAGACCATCCGGAAGGGACTGGACTACATCATAGCAATGGATGCACCTGAGCTATCCCCGCTTGAAGTAAGGGAGTTGCTGCGTAAAACCGTAACAAAACGCTTTGATGTCATTGACCAGATAATGTCAGCCGCCAGAAAGGAAGGCCTTATAACTGACAAAGACGGCATGTGTCACTTCACATACGAGGCACACGATCTGGAATTTTATAAACCCAGGATAATACACACAGAAGAGATCAACAACTGCAGGTGTTGTGGGCGGAGCATGAAAGAAAGCCATTACATCGAATTGAGATCAGGAATGCTTGGTCCATATGGTTCTACCTGTGTTCGGAAGCTCTATCTGGACTATTTGTTCGGAGAAGAGTAA
- a CDS encoding branched-chain amino acid transporter permease: MTEDPVHLLIITAVVALATFGTRAVPFVFFNNRAPPEILSTIEKNLPPMILLLLVIYCLKDVQWLSVPYGVPEIFTIAAVTGLHLWKRNAMLSIFTGTGLYMLLVQLDVFRIVFG, translated from the coding sequence ATGACCGAAGATCCGGTACACCTGCTTATCATAACAGCCGTAGTAGCACTGGCTACCTTTGGTACAAGGGCTGTGCCTTTTGTATTCTTTAACAACAGGGCTCCGCCTGAGATCCTCTCAACCATTGAGAAAAATCTCCCTCCTATGATACTCCTGCTGCTGGTTATCTATTGCCTGAAGGACGTTCAGTGGCTTTCAGTGCCATACGGTGTCCCGGAGATTTTTACCATAGCAGCTGTCACAGGACTGCACCTGTGGAAGAGAAATGCAATGCTCAGCATTTTTACAGGGACAGGGTTGTATATGTTGCTGGTCCAGCTGGATGTTTTCAGGATAGTTTTCGGCTAA
- a CDS encoding lectin like domain-containing protein: MRRGIIEFNNIKDGSKAFLCHSKFCKLSGIAILLVILALTGAATAATINMDDVNDASGTIDEVCTQAPVNPEFIKYQMRMNNQLKMRSFEMSPEGHKLGYIPSPVDLSHIEENAVMESDSEGFGTLATITETYPSYYDLRDLDKVTSVKNQGAAGSCWAHATYASLESYLITSETHDFSENNMKNLLNNWPNSPYQERFDFVEGGNAEMSTAYLARWSGPIDESDDPYSSDYGESPSGLSEQKHVQEVLWLTSMDDIKDAVMNNGAVQTSFYWDNAYYNATDHSYYYAGSASINHAVAIVGWDDDFTSSGFPGTGAYIIKNSWGTNWGDGGYFYLSYSDTYAGDYAVIFTAEETDNYDSVYQYDPLGWVSSAGYGSTTAWGANVFTAEADETLEAVSFYTTDIDTQYEIYVYLDPMTGSPTNSAGEVATKSGTFSEAGYHTVHLDSDVQISSGQDFSVVIKFTTSNDKYPVAMERPYSDYSSKATANAGESYISSSGSTWSDITSTFTNTNVCIKAFTSSSINENNFAPVLDAIGDKTVDELTELTFTATAADDDIPVQTLTFSLAGDVPQGAEITTDGVFTWTPTEVQGLESYNFDVVVSDGALTDSETITVTVNEINVAPVLDVIGDQTVEKLAELTFTATATDADIPVQTLEFSLAGTVPQGAAITPAGVFTWTPAEEQGPDSYNFDVVVSDGELTDSETITITVNEVNVAPVLDTIGDKTVNELTELTFTATATDSDIPVQELTFSLAGDVPQGAEITPAGVFTWTPTEMQGPASYNFDVVVFDGALTDNETITITVDEVNVAPVLDTIGDKTVNELTELTFTATATDSDIPVQELTFSLAGDVPQGAEITPAGVFTWTPTEEQGPGSYNFDIVVFDGIATDSEIVLIDVSESSNPPIADFTSDITRGKVPLTVQFVDQSSGATSWSWDIDGDGIEDSNAADFSYTYTTPGTYSVSLTVTNSDGEDTETKYDYVKVLRNPKYTPDTPPTNNPPVADAGGPYAGDIGEEITFVGSGSYDTEGTIASYEWDFGDGTTPSVSTLPNTTHTYTVGNIYTATLTVTDSSGVTATDTVDVMITDPNAVAGDMSIESIILSTSTKQAGKNFFVSANAVVKISDGIAPVAGATVTGQWSGAANDMDTGTTNADGEITFTSDSAKYTGDSITFYFTVNGVTHQEYVWDGTPKSAHIDY, encoded by the coding sequence TGCTGCAACAATTAACATGGACGATGTCAATGATGCTTCGGGAACTATAGATGAAGTATGTACACAGGCTCCAGTGAATCCTGAGTTTATAAAATATCAGATGAGAATGAATAATCAGCTGAAAATGAGAAGTTTTGAAATGAGCCCAGAGGGTCATAAATTGGGTTACATACCATCCCCTGTGGACCTATCACATATAGAGGAAAACGCTGTCATGGAAAGTGATAGCGAGGGATTTGGCACACTTGCCACCATCACGGAGACATACCCTTCATACTACGATCTCCGAGACCTAGATAAAGTTACATCTGTGAAAAATCAAGGAGCTGCTGGTTCTTGTTGGGCACACGCAACATATGCATCTCTTGAATCTTATCTGATAACCTCCGAGACACATGATTTCTCTGAGAACAATATGAAAAATCTCCTTAATAACTGGCCGAACAGCCCCTATCAGGAGAGATTTGATTTTGTGGAAGGTGGAAATGCCGAGATGTCAACAGCATATCTTGCTCGGTGGAGTGGTCCAATCGATGAATCTGATGACCCATACAGTTCAGATTATGGAGAGTCACCTTCAGGTCTTTCTGAACAAAAACATGTTCAAGAGGTTTTGTGGCTTACAAGTATGGATGACATCAAAGATGCAGTAATGAACAATGGGGCAGTCCAAACATCATTTTACTGGGATAATGCATACTATAACGCTACAGACCATTCCTACTACTATGCTGGCTCAGCAAGTATCAACCATGCAGTAGCTATTGTTGGATGGGATGACGATTTCACTTCCTCGGGATTTCCGGGAACAGGTGCATATATAATCAAGAACAGCTGGGGAACCAACTGGGGCGACGGGGGGTATTTTTACCTATCATATTCTGACACATATGCTGGCGACTATGCGGTGATATTCACTGCAGAGGAAACAGATAACTACGACAGTGTGTACCAGTATGATCCATTAGGATGGGTCAGTAGCGCAGGGTACGGATCCACGACTGCATGGGGTGCCAATGTGTTCACTGCTGAAGCAGATGAAACATTAGAAGCCGTGAGCTTTTATACAACAGATATCGATACTCAATATGAAATTTATGTCTATCTGGATCCCATGACTGGAAGTCCCACCAACAGTGCCGGTGAAGTTGCGACAAAGAGCGGGACATTCTCTGAGGCAGGATATCATACAGTACACCTCGATTCAGATGTCCAGATAAGTTCAGGTCAGGATTTCTCAGTAGTGATCAAGTTCACTACATCTAACGATAAATATCCCGTTGCAATGGAGAGGCCCTACTCTGACTACAGCAGTAAAGCAACTGCAAACGCCGGAGAAAGTTATATAAGTTCGTCTGGTTCCACATGGAGTGATATTACAAGCACTTTTACCAATACAAATGTATGTATAAAGGCATTCACTTCATCCAGCATTAACGAGAATAATTTTGCTCCTGTACTTGATGCAATAGGTGATAAAACTGTAGATGAACTTACAGAACTTACATTTACAGCTACTGCAGCTGATGATGATATTCCAGTTCAGACTTTAACATTCAGTCTTGCAGGAGATGTACCTCAAGGTGCAGAAATCACAACCGACGGAGTATTCACATGGACACCTACAGAGGTGCAGGGACTAGAGTCTTACAACTTCGATGTAGTCGTATCTGATGGTGCACTTACTGACAGCGAGACAATAACCGTAACAGTTAACGAGATCAATGTCGCTCCTGTACTTGATGTAATCGGTGATCAAACTGTAGAAAAGCTCGCAGAACTTACATTTACAGCAACTGCAACTGATGCTGATATACCAGTCCAGACATTAGAATTCAGTCTTGCAGGAACAGTACCTCAAGGTGCAGCAATCACACCTGCCGGAGTGTTCACATGGACACCTGCAGAGGAACAGGGACCAGATTCTTACAACTTCGATGTAGTTGTGTCCGATGGTGAACTAACAGACAGCGAGACCATAACAATAACAGTTAACGAGGTCAATGTTGCTCCCGTACTTGATACAATCGGTGATAAAACTGTAAATGAACTTACAGAACTTACATTTACAGCAACAGCAACTGATTCTGATATTCCAGTTCAGGAATTAACATTCAGTCTTGCAGGAGATGTACCTCAAGGTGCAGAAATCACACCTGCCGGAGTGTTCACATGGACACCTACAGAGATGCAGGGACCAGCTTCTTACAACTTCGACGTAGTTGTATTTGATGGTGCACTTACAGACAACGAGACCATAACAATAACAGTTGATGAGGTCAATGTTGCTCCCGTACTTGATACAATCGGTGATAAAACTGTAAATGAACTTACAGAACTTACATTTACAGCAACAGCAACTGATTCTGATATTCCAGTTCAGGAATTAACATTCAGTCTTGCAGGAGATGTACCTCAAGGTGCAGAAATCACACCTGCCGGAGTGTTCACATGGACACCTACAGAGGAGCAGGGACCGGGTTCTTACAACTTCGATATAGTTGTATTTGATGGAATTGCTACTGATTCAGAAATCGTATTGATTGATGTCAGCGAATCATCAAATCCCCCAATTGCTGATTTCACTTCAGACATAACAAGAGGGAAAGTACCTTTGACAGTCCAGTTCGTTGATCAATCATCCGGTGCAACCTCATGGTCATGGGACATTGATGGTGATGGTATTGAAGACAGTAATGCTGCAGATTTTAGTTATACATATACAACACCTGGAACTTATTCGGTCTCGTTAACAGTTACAAATTCAGATGGTGAAGATACTGAGACAAAATACGATTATGTTAAAGTACTCAGAAATCCCAAATATACTCCTGACACTCCCCCAACCAACAATCCTCCAGTTGCTGATGCAGGCGGACCATACGCCGGCGATATTGGAGAAGAGATCACATTTGTCGGTTCTGGTTCATACGATACAGAGGGAACGATCGCTTCCTATGAATGGGACTTTGGAGATGGAACTACTCCGTCAGTTTCTACACTTCCTAATACAACACACACATACACAGTTGGCAATATCTATACAGCAACACTTACAGTAACAGACAGCAGTGGTGTAACAGCTACAGATACTGTAGATGTAATGATTACTGACCCAAATGCAGTGGCAGGAGATATGTCTATTGAAAGTATTATACTTTCTACTTCCACCAAGCAAGCAGGTAAAAATTTCTTTGTCTCTGCTAATGCAGTCGTGAAGATATCAGACGGAATTGCTCCTGTTGCAGGTGCCACAGTTACTGGTCAGTGGAGCGGTGCTGCTAATGATATGGATACTGGAACAACCAATGCTGATGGGGAAATAACATTTACCTCAGATTCTGCAAAGTACACTGGTGATTCAATAACATTTTATTTCACAGTGAATGGTGTAACTCATCAGGAATATGTATGGGATGGTACACCTAAATCGGCACATATAGACTATTAA
- a CDS encoding fasciclin domain-containing protein translates to MLLAIAVMSSGCTTSEPEMEEMEETEHMDEMDEMEEMDIVDTAVNAGSFNTLVQAVQAAGLEETLRSEGPFTVFAPTDDAFAALPEGTLEELLADEEALAAVLTYHVVAGEVMAADVAGLESAETVQGESVTFDTTDGVMVNDANVIRADIMASNGVIHVIDKVILPPSMM, encoded by the coding sequence TTGCTTCTAGCAATAGCAGTAATGTCTTCCGGTTGTACTACCAGTGAACCTGAAATGGAAGAGATGGAAGAAACAGAACACATGGACGAAATGGACGAAATGGAAGAAATGGACATTGTGGACACGGCAGTGAATGCTGGTTCATTTAATACTCTGGTTCAAGCGGTTCAGGCTGCCGGACTTGAGGAAACCTTAAGAAGTGAAGGTCCTTTCACAGTATTCGCACCAACAGATGATGCATTTGCAGCCTTACCTGAGGGAACTCTTGAAGAATTACTTGCAGACGAGGAAGCCCTTGCAGCTGTTCTGACATACCATGTTGTTGCAGGCGAGGTCATGGCAGCTGATGTTGCAGGTCTTGAATCTGCAGAAACCGTCCAGGGCGAATCAGTCACTTTCGATACCACAGATGGTGTCATGGTTAATGATGCAAATGTTATCCGGGCAGATATCATGGCAAGCAATGGTGTGATCCATGTCATCGACAAGGTAATTCTTCCACCATCCATGATGTAA
- a CDS encoding PAS domain-containing sensor histidine kinase, which yields MEHYFEMIFNSVNDGIFIHTPEGRFLEVNRIMCDDLGYQKDELLQMSVMDITPPEFREATGKQVVEKLKQGGGIFETVSKCKDGSLAKVELNVRPIDYKGTPAILTVARNVTERKEMEKALRKSEISLANAQRIAHLGNWDWDIVTNELYWSDEIYRIFGLAPNEFGATYDAFLNSVHPDDRIFVQDAVDKAVYENDPYNIDHRILLPDGSERIVHEQGEVTFNENGQGLRMVGTVQDITERKKIEKEVIIKEKAIDSSLNAIVFADLKGKILFANPSFLELWGYDNKNEIIGLNGNKLWNYEIDPLEIQNSLVSTGSWKGEAIARKKDGREFSVSTSSHFIIDDIGNPICLMASFVDITERKIKDKLLIEKAKAEASSRAKSELLSTMSHEMRTPLTIIIGYSDLLDMQEIGTLNQKQASCVENVLESSHHLLSLINDTLDLSKAEAHKMELNIEEFFIPDVIDDVKTALMPLTSSKNLDLLTNVNSDIDTIKADKKKFKQILYNLMSNALKFTPEKGSITIETHTANNMVQFNVIDNGIGMSEENMKRIFQPFQQVNTPETKEQQGTGLGLALTKKFVKMHGGKVWVKSELGKGTTFSFTLPFDQEIQV from the coding sequence TTGGAACATTATTTTGAAATGATATTTAATTCCGTAAATGATGGAATTTTTATCCATACACCTGAAGGACGCTTTTTGGAAGTGAACAGGATCATGTGTGATGATCTGGGATATCAAAAGGATGAATTGCTGCAAATGAGTGTAATGGATATAACACCGCCAGAATTCAGGGAAGCCACTGGCAAACAAGTTGTAGAGAAACTTAAGCAGGGTGGAGGAATTTTCGAAACTGTGAGCAAATGCAAAGACGGTTCTTTGGCAAAAGTTGAACTTAATGTCCGCCCGATCGACTACAAAGGAACTCCTGCTATTCTGACCGTTGCCAGAAATGTGACCGAGCGCAAGGAAATGGAAAAAGCTCTTCGCAAGAGTGAGATAAGTTTAGCCAATGCACAGCGTATTGCTCATCTTGGAAATTGGGATTGGGATATCGTCACCAATGAGCTGTACTGGTCAGATGAGATCTATCGCATATTTGGACTGGCACCTAACGAATTCGGAGCTACGTATGATGCATTTCTAAATTCTGTCCACCCGGATGACAGAATATTTGTTCAGGACGCTGTAGATAAGGCAGTTTATGAAAATGATCCGTACAATATTGATCATCGTATTCTTTTACCCGATGGTTCTGAACGCATTGTGCATGAGCAGGGCGAGGTTACTTTTAACGAAAACGGACAGGGTCTCCGAATGGTTGGTACAGTACAGGATATTACTGAGCGTAAGAAAATAGAAAAAGAGGTTATCATAAAAGAGAAAGCAATTGATTCATCACTCAATGCTATCGTTTTTGCTGATCTTAAAGGGAAGATTCTCTTTGCTAACCCTTCGTTCCTTGAATTATGGGGTTATGACAACAAAAATGAGATTATTGGACTAAATGGTAACAAGCTCTGGAATTATGAAATTGACCCTCTGGAAATACAGAACTCACTGGTTTCCACAGGAAGCTGGAAAGGAGAAGCAATTGCCAGAAAAAAAGATGGGAGGGAATTTAGTGTATCTACGTCTTCTCATTTTATAATAGATGATATTGGCAATCCAATTTGTTTAATGGCTTCATTTGTAGACATAACTGAACGTAAAATAAAAGATAAACTGCTTATAGAAAAAGCAAAAGCTGAAGCTTCCAGCCGTGCTAAAAGTGAACTTTTATCCACAATGAGTCATGAAATGCGTACCCCTCTAACTATTATTATTGGTTACTCGGATTTGCTTGACATGCAGGAAATTGGAACACTCAACCAGAAACAAGCAAGTTGTGTAGAAAACGTTTTAGAAAGTAGTCACCATCTCTTGTCGCTCATAAACGATACACTGGATCTTTCTAAAGCTGAAGCCCATAAAATGGAACTCAATATTGAAGAGTTTTTTATACCTGATGTTATTGATGATGTAAAAACTGCACTGATGCCCCTAACATCAAGTAAAAACCTTGATTTACTAACAAACGTCAACTCAGATATTGACACAATAAAGGCGGATAAGAAGAAATTCAAACAGATACTCTACAATTTAATGAGCAACGCTCTAAAGTTTACACCTGAAAAAGGCTCGATTACCATCGAAACACACACCGCGAACAACATGGTACAATTTAATGTTATCGATAATGGTATTGGAATGTCTGAAGAAAATATGAAAAGAATATTCCAACCTTTCCAACAAGTTAATACTCCAGAAACAAAAGAACAACAGGGAACTGGATTAGGACTTGCACTTACCAAAAAGTTTGTGAAAATGCATGGTGGTAAGGTCTGGGTAAAAAGTGAACTTGGAAAAGGGACAACATTTAGTTTTACTTTACCATTCGATCAGGAAATTCAAGTTTAA
- a CDS encoding ferredoxin-thioredoxin reductase catalytic domain-containing protein has protein sequence MDDREKLKEKLYGLAVKYAERKGYMLNPDEETVNDVIDGVAENIEEYGKRYCPCRFVSGDPEEDKKIICPCIYIEDEIENDGMCHCELFFKVN, from the coding sequence ATGGACGATCGTGAAAAACTAAAAGAAAAACTATATGGACTCGCTGTCAAGTATGCTGAAAGGAAAGGGTACATGCTGAATCCTGATGAGGAAACGGTCAACGATGTGATCGATGGTGTTGCAGAGAACATCGAGGAATATGGCAAAAGATATTGTCCATGCAGGTTCGTATCAGGTGATCCCGAAGAGGACAAGAAGATAATCTGCCCATGCATCTACATCGAAGATGAGATCGAGAATGATGGCATGTGCCATTGTGAACTGTTCTTTAAAGTAAATTAA
- a CDS encoding AzlC family ABC transporter permease, translated as MSQQSESLFTSALRTTLPVFLGYIPLGMAFGFLLEGAGYHWIYAPLMSIFIYAGAGQFIAVALLAAGAGLTEFAITTLLINLRHSFYGLSLLEKFSGVGKVKAYLIFALTDETYALLTTTRAPDEESKGKFYFYIAVLDHSYWILGSVLGALLGSVLDLRLEGMTFVLTALFVVLTIEQYHAARSRFPFMAAMGAGVISLLIFSPDNMLLFSIFIGTLILMAYEKFVRDDIEVNTLPEQTPDKEDFQ; from the coding sequence ATGAGCCAGCAGAGTGAAAGCCTCTTCACAAGTGCCCTCAGGACAACCCTCCCGGTATTCCTGGGCTACATCCCCCTGGGAATGGCCTTCGGCTTCCTCCTTGAAGGAGCCGGTTATCACTGGATATATGCACCGCTAATGAGCATCTTCATCTACGCCGGAGCAGGCCAGTTCATCGCAGTAGCTCTTCTGGCAGCCGGTGCAGGGCTCACAGAGTTTGCCATCACAACTCTTCTTATTAATTTGAGGCATTCATTCTACGGTCTGTCCCTCCTGGAAAAGTTCTCAGGTGTCGGCAAGGTCAAAGCTTACCTCATCTTTGCACTTACCGATGAGACCTATGCTCTTCTCACAACCACACGAGCCCCGGATGAGGAATCAAAAGGAAAATTCTATTTCTACATAGCTGTGCTCGACCACTCCTATTGGATACTGGGCTCGGTCCTGGGAGCGTTGTTGGGTTCAGTACTGGACCTCCGGCTTGAGGGAATGACATTCGTGCTCACGGCCCTGTTCGTAGTGCTGACAATTGAGCAATATCATGCTGCAAGGTCACGTTTCCCATTCATGGCAGCCATGGGTGCAGGTGTGATCTCACTCTTGATCTTCAGCCCGGACAACATGCTGTTGTTTTCTATTTTCATAGGCACCCTCATCCTGATGGCATATGAAAAGTTTGTCCGGGATGACATTGAGGTGAACACGCTTCCTGAACAGACCCCCGATAAGGAGGATTTCCAATGA
- the nrdD gene encoding anaerobic ribonucleoside-triphosphate reductase: MSERQEMSAEELFALPKDKFVERCKEWCNEFNNGQPIKTDENNPCPVHVWVAINGVKCAHDTVANVAQCPVCDQPMCPDCMNHSVHQLSRVTGYISNVSGWNAGKQQELKDRVRSDLKR; the protein is encoded by the coding sequence ATGTCAGAGAGACAAGAAATGTCAGCAGAGGAACTGTTTGCACTTCCAAAGGATAAATTCGTTGAGAGATGTAAAGAATGGTGCAATGAGTTCAATAACGGACAGCCTATCAAAACGGATGAAAATAATCCATGTCCGGTTCATGTATGGGTAGCAATTAACGGGGTAAAATGTGCTCATGATACCGTTGCAAATGTTGCACAGTGTCCAGTATGTGACCAACCAATGTGCCCGGATTGCATGAACCACAGTGTCCACCAGCTTTCACGGGTAACAGGATATATCTCCAATGTCAGCGGATGGAATGCTGGAAAACAACAAGAACTTAAAGACCGTGTCCGTTCTGATCTGAAGCGATGA